The nucleotide window ATAAATAAGACGACAGGTCGACTAGAATAGCTCTGATGGAAATGTGCAGTGATTATGTGGGGTGCATACTGTCAGATATTGATTGGTTAATGTGTTGTATGATTACAGGCTCACCTCAGGGACATTGTTGTTCTCCAGTGGTCCATTGAGATCAGACCGCTGCTGCTTCCTTGGCTGTTCTGCACTATTAGACACCTAGAAAGATTTTAAATTGAGAGAAATGAGTGACAAATGAGTGGAGAGTGAGATCTGACATGCACAAAGTGGAAAAAGACACAGATGATGGGTTTGCATGCCACTTTATGACCAGCATTAACAAACTGAAACATATCAGAAGCAAAAGGCCACATTTTATGCAATATAACGAACATTTGTATTCAAACACGTTGGCAAATTTAACAGATGTTGTCTTTAACTGGAAACGCACATTgctaaaaaatacacttttactCTTTATCTATCTGCAGGGGAGTTGAAGTCTCAAATGAGCACTCTGTCTACTACGCATAAGGACATTATTACTTCATGAAATTCATTTGTTGCCTGACAGGATAAAATGTAATCTCCTCATTGCCCAAAGGCAATAAAGAAGCAGGAGGGTAACAGAACTTCACAAGACGTTCACTGGACCACTGAGGCAATCAGACTAAATCTCACCCCTTCACCTAATTCCCTCTTGGAAAGATTTAATTTCCTATTCTGTTTTGAAAATGCAAAGTAAGCTATTTTATAGGAAATAACTCAATTAGAAAGTCAGCACCTCCTCTCATTTTTCAACGATCCAAGCATGCATATCAGAGTGTTTGTCTTTATTATTTGCTTAGTGACTTTAGGCAGAGGTTTCCAGAAATGagccagttttcatttttgggttgttcaagcgaaaaaaaaacaaaaaaaaaacacccacacAATGTACCTTAGCGAGAATAATGGGACAGAATCTAAAAAGCTTCTCAGGGTAATGTATTCTAGCTGGGTGGAAATTAGTTTATTCCTGAGCATTAACAAATGGCTGCACAAATCATGAGTAATGAAATTCATATTTGGGGATTTCAAGAAATTGCTTTTGATCAGGTTCGCCTTCATGTCTAGTTTACAATGAGACGATTCCAATTTCTGCCAGATTATTTTCTTTCATCCGTTTCAACTTGCCGCTCAAACTGAGCACTTTCCCTTTGAAATGAGCCAGTATATGGTAATAACGGCCTATTCTCTGTAATTATCTTTGGAAACTACCCCcaaaattatgtaaaaatacttttacattacattaaagaAACCATTCTATGCAATCTCCTAATATCACATTTTAAGCATCTGCTCTTAAGAGCATAAATCTTTACTCATTGCTCAGCTGTCAGGATTTCGAGGCTAGTCTCGTTTACTCAAATGCCACTTGCATTTAAATAAGCCTTGTCAACATTCGCATTAATATTTAACTATCATAATGAATATGCATATTTCCGAAAGCCCTTTGGGGATGATCTTTATTATTAGATTAAAgtaaataacatttaatattacATCAATATTTCCGACTGTTTAAAAGGAAACAGAAGCCTGTccaagttttgttgttgttgttttcctaGGGGCCAGGAACTAGAAcaagaatacttttattcagccaggATGCAgtaaatgtataatgttacaaaagatttatatttcaaatgaatgctgttctttcaactttctattcagaATCTTGAAAAAGAGTtaaatggtttccacaaaaatggtaataataagaaacgtttcttgagcaccaaatgaaaatattttattgatttttaaaagATCATGTGATACTAAATGACCACTAAAACAGCTCTGTCATGagagaaaaattatattttaaaatatataaagtgttattataaaatgtaaacatatgtgaccctggaccacaaaaccagtcataagtagcacgagtatatttgtagtaataggtcaaaattattgatttttcttttatgccaaaaattattaggatattaagtaaagatcatgttccatgaagatatttagtatttcttactgtaaatatataaaaaatatattttttattagtaatatacattgctaagaacttcatttggacaacttgatttttttttgcaccctcagattccagattttcaaatctcggccaaatattttcctatcctaacaaaccatacatcaataaaaagcttatttattcagatttcagatgatgtataaatccttATGACTAGGTTTGTCATCccatattttacaataataatgtttacactgtatttttgaccaaataaatgcagtcttggtgagaataaactgtaaaaaatacaacccagtgctgggtaaaATATAGACAAACCTAGCCACTGGGTTGACAAaaggtttattatttatttaacttattaaTAGATGTTAGTTTATAGAAATATAGTAATCTTTAAGAAAtaattgagttaaataaaactacccagaaggttgggttaaacatttaactcagtttctgggtttgtccatatttcactcaGCATTTTTTATAGTGTAAGAGACTacattcaaaaacatttaaaaaaaaaaatcttaccagccccaaacttttgaacagtattgtataTGCATCATAGACCAGGCAGATACACTCACAGAAACCCATTACATTCACTCTTGAATGAATCCAAAATGCCCCAGAAAGATGCTAGAGCGCTCAGAGCCAATAGGAGATTTATTCCATCCCTTCCTTTTACAGAATATTAGTCCAAAATAAATTGaatacattgataaaaatatctaaCACAAATGTCTTATGTATTTAGTTGATCTTACTGCTTTCATTTCACTGTGCTAAACTTATATTTTCACTGAACCATGTGTTTCATTTAATAAGCTGCCACAGATACAGATACACTTACAGCTTGCTATGCAATTCCGCCTACCTGCTCTCTCACTTGGTCCTGTGTCCATCTCTGTCTCTCCTCTGGTGTGTGAGGTCGTACCTTAAAGTTCCTCTGGAGCTCCGCATTGTGTCTGGCAGGGGGGATGTTGAGGGATTTGGGTCTGCCGTCATGACGGTGAGGCTGAGGCTGGTATGGGGCGGGGGCAGGGGCGGGTTCGGGTTTGGATCGTGTCTCTGGCTGGTACCCGCTCGGTGCTGGATCAGGCGCCAGATCCTCTGGACTCTGATCAGTGCCGCTGCTAAGACTGCCCATACTCATGCTCATCTTAATCTCAGCTACTATCTGATCAATATCCTCCTCTGCCTCTTCTCCCGTCTCTCCATCAAGGCCCTTATGCCTCCTGTAGGGTGATGCCCGCACAGAGTTTCCATTGTCCTCTGTGGCATAGTAGTCACCTGTGTAACCATCTCTGTCTTGCCCCACCTGCGGTTCTTCCTCCTGGTCAGGACAGTAGCCCTCACTTCGTTCAACATCCTGTTCTTCTTGATCTTCGGCAGGAGGTGGAATCTGATCTGGATAGTGTTGGTGGTGGTGATCGAGGACAGGTTCAGGTCTGCCGTCGTACAGCTGCTCGTCTGAGTCCTGCTCGAGTACTTCGCAACGCACTTCTCCATCATCACCGTGTGCATCGTGTTCTCCTTCCACCCATTCCTCAACCGCTTCCTGGCACTCGTCCGTGTCCGGAGGTGGCTCGATGCGACCGTCCGGATGTCCGTACTCTGGTTCATTACAGTCCATTCCCTCCAAGTAGCTGTCATCCTCAGGACAATAGCGGATATAATACGTCACGCCTTCATCTTCCTCTGGTAGCCCTTCGTCGAAATCATCCTCTTCTTCATCAGACGTATTGTTGACGTAGTCTGAGCTAGAGTCTCCATCCAGACTGTCCGGGTGGCTGTGGTAGTCTCTGTGGGCGTGGTCTGGAGTGGTGGGTGTGGCTGGTCGGCTGTCTGTCAAATCTGCCTCCTCTTGGTTGTGGTAGGAGTGTTGGGACACCTCAGGGTCCTGGTGCTCTTCATACTCTTCCTTAGGGTGCTCAGCGTCGGGGTAAGAAGCTGGGCAGGAGCGTGGAGCTGAAGCATGGGGCTCTGTAGCCATGCTGCTGTTGGTCCCTGGCCTCTTCCTCTGAGCCATTGAGAACCACTCACAGGCCGATCATCACTGGAAACCTCAATTCTGccaaacaaaaacacattgataaTAAGTATGGCAACATTAATCAACACTTTCATATAAAATAGTCAACAAAACCCTGACACATAAGAAAAAGCACATGCAGGTGGAAAGTCCCTTGTTTTGAGCAATCAACTTCTCCACAATGTATCTGACGAACCAACATAAGTGTCATTACGATCAGATTAAAGGGttcatgacatgagaaatcaaatttgccttgatcttttggcatataagaggtctttgtaccattacaacatcctgcaagtttcatagtTTAAAACACCCTACTCATTACaaacaaagtatttatttagtcaAGCTCCAAAATGTCTCATCTTGGATCTGAGGTGCAAGGTGACGTCACCCGGGCACAAACATTttcataaacactgcctccagagcaagacATCAACGAATAGTCATCTTCTCACCATAGGCCCCATCCACTGGTGTTCAGTAGCTTAATGGATGATCCCTTGAAGATTGCGAGTGTCgagaaaataagaaaatagaaattacaatcactgccgctttcttgtctacactggatacagtaAACAGTTGTGCGTTTACTTTCTGACCCAGTCCACGCACTTGGGTCTTTTGTCAATAGGACAGATGGAGTGACAGAAAGTCTGCTTTGATGTGTTTGGTTTAAAAAGCTAGTTTGCATCTTTGTATagatatcagaaggatcccagcATAAGGAACAAGTGTACAGAttatttttaatggcatcccGGATTGTGTCATTAGATTGTTCGGAGCATGTTGTTTTGTAATcgaggcacagtgtcatggagagttcacaaagaaacatttgctGAAAGATGAAGCTGttctagatctgactgcagctgcatgaTAAACAGTAAGTAAATGATTTCATATTGTTTTGTCtggaaattaccattttttgatcatgttgtcaaaacactcagATGCAATAGTGAGGGGGGCATTGATAATGTTTTCTTATGCAATAACGTTAGCCAGTCATAACAGTGGTCGATTACTGACAAGccttaaagcagtggttctcaatcctggtcctgggggacccctgctctgcacattttgcatgtctcccttagtgttgtcaaaaatatcaatatttcgataaatatcgatactgaaatatctgaacgataccaatactaatttcccgaagtatcgatactagccgagctgtcactttcacttctccacaaaggcgtgtgaccgcagtgcctgtctcgtctcattcaagtgaagcgaatagTAAGGCGAGTGCGGTGCCCCAcgaccggctttgtttgataaagaacacagcaggagtgctatctggaaatatttcggatatgaaacaaatgaacatggaaagccgaagtacacaagcaagccaatatgtaagagttgctacagagcaaTGCTAACAAAAGGCACTAACACCATTAACTTCGCAAAGCACCGGAAAGACAGACAACCGAGTCTATATAAAGAagaactgttctcattttaacattatcatctgaatcattaaataagattgcctattattgttgctgatatgagtgttgtcccTTTTTTACCATAGTTCGTTAATATAATtagattgaggaatcttagacgagtaaataccTTAACTGaactgcgcttatttaactttatttaaaaaaaaaatcattacttaaattctgcaatttgtCTAAATGATATCCAGAGCATTGTTTTTTGTGTGTTatgcacgcatgtttgcttgcgtgtatcgttgattatgaatccggcattaaaatctgttcgtcaaataatgtttatgtattaaccagcatttatgaacgatgagcaatgcatttgttacagtatatttgaatctttgataacggtaggtaataaaaacacaacggatcatgttagctctggtccaataaaaaatattcacagatataactttggattttaattagttaatgtagtagtaaattatagtttaaattaactttaactactaactttaaattaactaagattaataaatgttttggaagtatttttcattgtttattcatgttaactgatgttaacaaatatcttttaccattaacttaagttctaagattagttagatagttcagttaattttaaaagtgtggtctaaaaagaaaaaaaaaagtttacgacctacactaccagttatatgtgaacagcaaataaagtatgaaacaaactcaaatgaagctaagctgaacagggctgtagcagtgtacatatgcatatacctcattgtcatgttctagactatatttatctttaaattaaaaaagaaatttacctccttaatattgtggcagtttttttctctgtggtatcgaaaataatatcgaatatcgatatttttcaaggtatggtatcgaagttagaaattccagtattgTGACAACACtagtctcccttatttaacacaactgttaagatcatcagctcattaggagagagatacataaactgaactaacgagctgatgatttcaatcaggtttgttaaataagggagacatgcaaaatgtgcagagcaggggtcccccaggacaaggattgagaaccactgccttaAAGGACATGCTCCCTCAAAAACAGTATGCTTTAAAGAAAGTCAGAatgagggttaaaaaaaaaaaattatttttccacatatttatttgttttttgtgcaaaaaaactttattaaataGGTCATATAATGCAATTTCATGTTTTCCtatgtctttggagtgttacaagctgttacAAGGCAGGGCAGAGAAAAACAACAATAATGTACAATATGcagaaaataatgtgttttttgaacctcaaaccacataaacacactgcattacaaaaatgacaaaataatgcTATTTTTAACAACattatatgacccctttaacattataagtaaaccttaaggcacataaaaaaataaattaaaaaaaacatgtcatgGCCCCTTCAAAAGAGAATACCATGTTTCCAATGAAGTCCCCAGAGTTATACAACACAGGTGTTGATGTGTGATACTGAACAGTTCAGCTGTAACACATCCACATATTCAAGCACTGTTGGGGTGTATCGATCTCTGAGTGGAGGCACAATCTCTTCTCAGCTCTCAGCACCTGATCAATTTCAGTCATCCAGTCTGACTGATGTTCATTCCACATGTACACCAGAACAATCATTGAACCGCTCCTGCTGAGAAGATGTGAACAACAACACCTGTTTTCTCAGTCTTGACTTTCAAAGTCTCCAAAGCAGTCTAATTATGTCATCAGCATAATGGCAATTTTAATATTTGGAACATTACACTGACATACACATTTGTTTTCTCAGCAGATTCTACTAACTAAAACAGAAGACTATGAATTAAGTAATCatgattacttttatttaaattagtCCTGTCGAAACTTCACGCTCCAACTCTACTTCACATTTAAACAAGTGCGggtcagatgagatgttgtcaggccgTATGCCAGTAAAAAACAAATTTTCCTGTCCTGTCAGCCGTTCTACTGTGCTTGTAGCAAGTGTCATgttcagcagcggcagctcttaaagtaatagcagccaaatagtCTAATTACCCAGCTGCTGTGTTGTCTGTTAATCAAAGTGGAAGAGGAAATAAATTATTtgtgtagctttaaggattcatctataaatttagtgtttgataactttattaaATTTCTGTATATTTTCTACTTGCggaagggcacaggtaaatagtgggtttatgtgaagattgttttacgttcacttaaattagaagttattTTTTAAGTCTAATAAATTTTAAAACTAGGACAAAAGAACAATTTCCTAGAGGTCTCAGTCATATTGTTATCAGTGATACTCACCTTCagtcataataaaaaatatttattaataagtaaATTTTTTGAATCAGTTGACAacagtaatttatttatgtgaagaACATTATGcattttgatgaataaataaataaataatttaatgacaaatataaatattatttctagccaattttatttttgttttttattttaataaacctATACActtgaaataagtctcttatgctcacagaAATTGTATtgtattcaaaaatattttaaaatgtaatttattcctgtgatgcaaagctgaattttaagcagccATTACACTAGTCTTCAATGTTTCATAACCcttcaaaaaataattttaatatgttaatttgGCACTCAGTGGTACTgcttaaaattttgactttttttgtattatttggtgaatataatgttttaaaaaacagCACTTATTTGACAGAAATATTTGTCACTTTTGAATAATTTAATGTGTACttgctgaaaaaataaaaaagaaataagcaAGCGCTGAACAAAATATCAATAAATGTAATGTCTTTTGTAGAAAAATCTCTTTTTGCTTGCTCTTGAGCATTAAGATCTTGACATCTTGGGACCCACGGAAATGCTGGGATAAATCTCACACGCCTAAATTGCAGTTTGAAAAGATGTGAACATGACAGAAAGAATAGTTGAAGTTTTCTGTCAGAAGCTTGTAAGAGTAGGCAAGACAAATTTCAGCAACATAAAAAAGCAATTAGATGTCAGCGTTCGGAGATAAATCATAACAATAGCGGCTGTACAGAGGCTGCATAATCGCACGCAGAATGTAAAACTCAAATCAAACGTGTAATGGTGCTGGTGTAAATCTTGTTCGCTctttcacagacacacacacacacacacacacacacacaatgctaTGTTGCTGTCTCCATCAGATGCCTGCAACAACAGCTTATGGAGAGACTTTTATTGCTGCTTTCCCTTTTGTTCATCCTTTCTCCCTGCCTTTAATTACGCCTTCCATCACCAGTCATTACAACAACTAATTATCATTGTGCTTGTGCTCCTCCAATCTTACAGCGCTCTAAGCGTGTGTGACACTACATGAGTTTGTCGACTTATAGAGCCTTTTATTGTCTACACACATAGAGCCGCTTTTAATGAAGCCTTGATTTTTTGTGCTTTAACCTTAAACCCTGCCTGACTGATCATTTTACATCACAACACCTCTTTGAAAAAATCACTGTTCACCTGTTATCAAAGAGCTTATAGCACAACAAGTACGTTCTGACCCCCTCCCCATCTTCAGTCAATCAATCCCAACTGACATTCTGGTAACTAAAGGCAACAGCCTCCCAAGGGCACCCCTGACCTTTCACCTCATTGTTCAGTCATAAGCCACACCCAGGAATAATGTCTAGAGTGTGGTTAACCGAATTTATCACACACACGCATGCTCAGCGTACATATCATTTCCATTTACTGAAGCGGAATACATTACCATGCCAATGACCAGACTGTCAGGAAAGATGCACAAGAAATCAATCTTGTCTGCCCGTAACAATCGGGATCACGTTCATTTATGCacactatatttaatatgaaatgtaAGCAGTACAGCAGACAATATACTAAAATCAACTCAACCagactgagggtgcaaaacactctaaatataaagaaaatttgcccaaatgaagttcttagcaatgcatattaatcaaaaattaagttacggtgagaaatttacaaaatatctttatggaacatgatctttacttaatattctaattatgtcggcataaaagaaaaatcgataattttgacccatacaatgtatttttggctactgctacaaatatacctgtgctactaatgactggttttgttgtccaggatcacaaatcataaaattgtttaaaatctTTATAAAAATGTCTTCCGAgattctgtctttcttcagtcgaaaagaaattaaggttttagagGAAActctttcaggattt belongs to Garra rufa chromosome 3, GarRuf1.0, whole genome shotgun sequence and includes:
- the apba2b gene encoding amyloid-beta A4 precursor protein-binding family A member 2 isoform X4, whose product is MAQRKRPGTNSSMATEPHASAPRSCPASYPDAEHPKEEYEEHQDPEVSQHSYHNQEEADLTDSRPATPTTPDHAHRDYHSHPDSLDGDSSSDYVNNTSDEEEDDFDEGLPEEDEGVTYYIRYCPEDDSYLEGMDCNEPEYGHPDGRIEPPPDTDECQEAVEEWVEGEHDAHGDDGEVRCEVLEQDSDEQLYDGRPEPVLDHHHQHYPDQIPPPAEDQEEQDVERSEGYCPDQEEEPQVGQDRDGYTGDYYATEDNGNSVRASPYRRHKGLDGETGEEAEEDIDQIVAEIKMSMSMGSLSSGTDQSPEDLAPDPAPSGYQPETRSKPEPAPAPAPYQPQPHRHDGRPKSLNIPPARHNAELQRNFKVRPHTPEERQRWTQDQVREQVSNSAEQPRKQQRSDLNGPLENNNVPEPTKKTASFPSFVDVPGPCEPEDLIDGIIFAANYLGSTQLLSERNPSKNIRMMQAQEAVSRVKSPEGDAQTLTEVDLFISTQRIKVLNADTQETMMDNALRTISYIADIGNIVVLMARRRMPRTASQDCIETTPGAPEAKKQYKMICHVFESEDAQLIAQSIGQAFSVAYQEFLRANGINPEDLSQKEYSDIINTQEMYNDDLIHFSNSDNCKELQLEKQKGEILGIVIVESGWGSILPTVILANMMNGGPAARSGKLSIGDQIMSINNTSLVGLPLATCQGIIKGLKNQVQVKLNIVSCPPVTTVLIKRPDLKYQLGFSVQNGIICSLMRGGIAERGGVRVGHRIIEINGQSVVATAHEKIVQALSNSVGEIHMKTMPAAMFRLLTGQETPMYI
- the apba2b gene encoding amyloid-beta A4 precursor protein-binding family A member 2 isoform X3, with protein sequence MAQRKRPGTNSSMATEPHASAPRSCPASYPDAEHPKEEYEEHQDPEVSQHSYHNQEEADLTDSRPATPTTPDHAHRDYHSHPDSLDGDSSSDYVNNTSDEEEDDFDEGLPEEDEGVTYYIRYCPEDDSYLEGMDCNEPEYGHPDGRIEPPPDTDECQEAVEEWVEGEHDAHGDDGEVRCEVLEQDSDEQLYDGRPEPVLDHHHQHYPDQIPPPAEDQEEQDVERSEGYCPDQEEEPQVGQDRDGYTGDYYATEDNGNSVRASPYRRHKGLDGETGEEAEEDIDQIVAEIKMSMSMGSLSSGTDQSPEDLAPDPAPSGYQPETRSKPEPAPAPAPYQPQPHRHDGRPKSLNIPPARHNAELQRNFKVRPHTPEERQRWTQDQVREQVSNSAEQPRKQQRSDLNGPLENNNVPEPTKKTASFPSFVDVPGPCEPEDLIDGIIFAANYLGSTQLLSERNPSKNIRMMQAQEAVSRVKQSPEGDAQTLTEVDLFISTQRIKVLNADTQETMMDNALRTISYIADIGNIVVLMARRRMPRTASQDCIETTPGAPEAKKQYKMICHVFESEDAQLIAQSIGQAFSVAYQEFLRANGINPEDLSQKEYSDIINTQEMYNDDLIHFSNSDNCKELQLEKQKGEILGIVIVESGWGSILPTVILANMMNGGPAARSGKLSIGDQIMSINNTSLVGLPLATCQGIIKGLKNQVQVKLNIVSCPPVTTVLIKRPDLKYQLGFSVQNGIICSLMRGGIAERGGVRVGHRIIEINGQSVVATAHEKIVQALSNSVGEIHMKTMPAAMFRLLTGQETPMYI
- the apba2b gene encoding amyloid-beta A4 precursor protein-binding family A member 2 isoform X1, which translates into the protein MAQRKRPGTNSSMATEPHASAPRSCPASYPDAEHPKEEYEEHQDPEVSQHSYHNQEEADLTDSRPATPTTPDHAHRDYHSHPDSLDGDSSSDYVNNTSDEEEDDFDEGLPEEDEGVTYYIRYCPEDDSYLEGMDCNEPEYGHPDGRIEPPPDTDECQEAVEEWVEGEHDAHGDDGEVRCEVLEQDSDEQLYDGRPEPVLDHHHQHYPDQIPPPAEDQEEQDVERSEGYCPDQEEEPQVGQDRDGYTGDYYATEDNGNSVRASPYRRHKGLDGETGEEAEEDIDQIVAEIKMSMSMGSLSSGTDQSPEDLAPDPAPSGYQPETRSKPEPAPAPAPYQPQPHRHDGRPKSLNIPPARHNAELQRNFKVRPHTPEERQRWTQDQVREQVSNSAEQPRKQQRSDLNGPLENNNVPEPTKKTASFPSFVDVPGPCEPEDLIDGIIFAANYLGSTQLLSERNPSKNIRMMQAQEAVSRVKRVQKAAKIKKKAQSPEGDAQTLTEVDLFISTQRIKVLNADTQETMMDNALRTISYIADIGNIVVLMARRRMPRTASQDCIETTPGAPEAKKQYKMICHVFESEDAQLIAQSIGQAFSVAYQEFLRANGINPEDLSQKEYSDIINTQEMYNDDLIHFSNSDNCKELQLEKQKGEILGIVIVESGWGSILPTVILANMMNGGPAARSGKLSIGDQIMSINNTSLVGLPLATCQGIIKGLKNQVQVKLNIVSCPPVTTVLIKRPDLKYQLGFSVQNGIICSLMRGGIAERGGVRVGHRIIEINGQSVVATAHEKIVQALSNSVGEIHMKTMPAAMFRLLTGQETPMYI
- the apba2b gene encoding amyloid-beta A4 precursor protein-binding family A member 2 isoform X2 translates to MAQRKRPGTNSSMATEPHASAPRSCPASYPDAEHPKEEYEEHQDPEVSQHSYHNQEEADLTDSRPATPTTPDHAHRDYHSHPDSLDGDSSSDYVNNTSDEEEDDFDEGLPEEDEGVTYYIRYCPEDDSYLEGMDCNEPEYGHPDGRIEPPPDTDECQEAVEEWVEGEHDAHGDDGEVRCEVLEQDSDEQLYDGRPEPVLDHHHQHYPDQIPPPAEDQEEQDVERSEGYCPDQEEEPQVGQDRDGYTGDYYATEDNGNSVRASPYRRHKGLDGETGEEAEEDIDQIVAEIKMSMSMGSLSSGTDQSPEDLAPDPAPSGYQPETRSKPEPAPAPAPYQPQPHRHDGRPKSLNIPPARHNAELQRNFKVRPHTPEERQRWTQDQVREQVSNSAEQPRKQQRSDLNGPLENNNVPEPTKKTASFPSFVDVPGPCEPEDLIDGIIFAANYLGSTQLLSERNPSKNIRMMQAQEAVSRVKRVQKAAKIKKKASPEGDAQTLTEVDLFISTQRIKVLNADTQETMMDNALRTISYIADIGNIVVLMARRRMPRTASQDCIETTPGAPEAKKQYKMICHVFESEDAQLIAQSIGQAFSVAYQEFLRANGINPEDLSQKEYSDIINTQEMYNDDLIHFSNSDNCKELQLEKQKGEILGIVIVESGWGSILPTVILANMMNGGPAARSGKLSIGDQIMSINNTSLVGLPLATCQGIIKGLKNQVQVKLNIVSCPPVTTVLIKRPDLKYQLGFSVQNGIICSLMRGGIAERGGVRVGHRIIEINGQSVVATAHEKIVQALSNSVGEIHMKTMPAAMFRLLTGQETPMYI